In Segatella copri, the DNA window CCTCTCAATCCATCTAACTGATAACCAGCTATTTCACAGATTATCAGCAAGATAACACAAAAACTTTCCTGAATGAGAAATAGCCTGGAATCGCCTCTTGACAACGGGAGATATTCTATCGGAAGATAAACGGCCTTGAACAACATGGCAACAGCAGCAAGCTGAGTCATCTGAAGCATCCCCATAAACTGGGCATTGTATAATATCGGAATAATGAGAGGCAGACCTAAAATGATAGCTGCAACGATAGGCCCCAGCAACAGGACATTCATTTCAAGTTGGCGGTTCACACAGAGATTGCGCTCTTTAACAGACTCCTCGTTTTTTCTGGAACCCGAAATGCCGGAGAGACGGGGATAAAAATCCTGATCCATGACCGAGAACACCATTCCCGCATAAACAAAGACAATCGTTATACCGGCATTGAAAAGTCCGACAACTTCCAGATCGCCTTGTTGGTTCAAAAAGGCACGAATCAGAAATTCGCATCCGCTATTCATCAAACCCGAAAGTACAAATGCCCCGCCAAGTCGCAAAAGTGGGAAACCTGCAACTAGCGTCATTTTTCGCATATTTACGCCCCACCCTACAACTCGTCGGGAATATCGAAAATTCAGAGCCCATTGCATAAATGCCAAAATGAACAGAACGGGCAGAATACCTCTCTCACCAAATATCCAATAAACCGGAACCGAAACCAAAAGCAGAAGAATAGCCAGAAGACTTGCCTGCATCGCCAACGCACGCAACTGTCCGGTAGCTTTCAGAATGGCAGTTTCACCTCCAGCCAGAATCGTGAAGAAAATGGTTGGTGCCAGGAGAATGAAATGTAGCGTATGATTGCCCCAGGAAAAAGTAAACCCATTGAGTAACGGACCCAGAAGAACACAGACGATGGCTCCGAAAAATGCAGCAAGCAGACTATAGGTGCGGACAAGAAGAACCGCCCCGGCGATATCAGCCTTTTCGGACTGCGATTCATCTGCAGTATGTTCCTTTTCTGAAATAAATTTAACACCACTTGTAGGAATGCCGAAATTACACGCAGAACTGAGAACAGATATCGTTGAGCTGAAAAGAGACAGCAGTCCCATTCCAGAAGGTCCGAGGAAGAGCGCCGTAAATTTATTGCGCAAAACTCCTACAAGAATTCCCAATCCTTGCACACTGCCAAACAATCCTGTATATTTCAGAATATGCGAATAACTGTTTTCCTTTTTATCACCCATAATCAAAAGAAACAAAAAAAAGGTTGGATTTCCCGAAAGAGAAATTCAACCTTTATACTTTAAAATCTCAAAAGAAGATTCTGTCGAAGATTAAGCCTCAGCTGGAGCCTCCTCTGCAGGAGCTTCCTCAGCAGCCTTAGCCTCTGCCTCAGCAGCAGCTGCAGCAGCCTTCTTATCAGCTACCTTCTTAGCGATTGCTTCGTTCATCTTCTTCTCAGCCTCGAGCTCCTTAGCAGCAGCTTCCTTCTTTGCCTTAGCATCGCCCTCGCGAACAGCAGAAATCTTAGCGTCCTTGCTATTCTTCCAAGCGTCGAAACGCTTCTGAGCCTCAGCATCGTCGAATGCGCCCTTCTTAACGCCACCCTTGAGGTGCTTCATCAAGTAAACGCCCTCGCCCTTGAGGATGTTGCGAACTGTGTCTGTTGGCTGTGCACCAGTCTCTACCCAGTAGAGTGCGCGCTCGAAATTCAAATCTACAGTAGCTGGATTGGTATTAGGGTTGAAAGTACCAATCTTCTCAGTAAATTTACCATCACGTGGTGCTCTAACGTCAGCGATTACGATGCTGTAGAAAGCATAGCTTTTACGACCGCCGCGCTGCAATCTGATTTTTGTTGCCATTTTTAAATCTTAATTTTAATTTAATTTATAATGAGGTTTGAATTTTATGCTGCCATCTCGTGACAGCGGGTGCAAAATTACTACTTTTATTTGAATTGAGCAAACTTTTATCGATATTCAAATGCTTTTTTAGCATTTTTTATCTGATTCGGTCTGCTGCTCTCAAGAGTTTGATGTCATCGTTCACACCTTTCATTGCCATCCATTCGAATATGATTGCTACCAAAGGAAGGCAAGCGGCAAACTGAAACTTCATCGTTCCTTCTGCTTCAGGAACAGGAATCAAGCCCATGAACATCACGATATAATCTACATACCATAAACCTGCAAAAAGCATGGCAAGTGAACAGAGTGATTTCTGAAGCTTCAGATTCTTGTACAAAAAGATGTTTACCAATGCTATGATGGCTGAAACGGCGAGCAGAAGGAACAGAGGAACGCAAGTAGTTGAAATCTGCATTCCTGCCTCCCCTACCACTCCGAGGTTATAAACCATAGTGTCTCCTCCCATCGTCTTAGCTGCGATGCTGGCGATAGGAAGGAAAAGACAGATAGCAATAGCGATGACAGCAAAGAGCAGAAATAATGTCTGTTTACGCTGTATCATATAGCTCTGGAATATTAAATTTCGCTCTCGTGAACCATTGGTGCAGATGTCTTGGTAGGATCGCGCCAATAAATATTATTCTCAATAAACTCTTCTGTAGCGAGCAAAGTTGGCTTTGGCAACTTCTCGTAGTAGCGAGAGATTTCAATCTGTTCGCGGTTCTCAAAAACTTCCTCCAAAGAATCGTTATAAGAAGCAAACTCCTGAAGTTTCTTGCTCAACTCCTGCTTGATTTCGATAGAAATCTGATTAGCGCGCTTTGCAATGATAGCTACGCTCTCGTAGATATTATGGGTATCATCGCAGAGATCCATAATGTTGCGAGTTACTGTGTTTACTGGTGCCTTTGATTTTTTGAAATCCATAATTATAGTACTATTATTATTATATTGTTTTTACCTTATTATATATATGCTTTTTTTAATTGGCATTATTGCCAAGCTGGTCGAGAGCTGACTCCGGATGCTCTTTCTCGTACTGCTTGCACTTCTCGATATACTTCTCGGCAAGTGCACGGTCCTTTGAATCAGGATATTCGTTGATAAAGCCATAACACTCATCCTCAGCATCCTGATAGCGCTCCAGCTGCTTTTTCTCGACACTCATCTTTGCCAGTTCGTATTTACCTTTCATGATGAGCGATGCAAACTCCTCGCGTCGGTTGCTGTAAGGATAATCCTTAAGCGCATTCTGTGCAGTTACGATACAAGCCTCATAATTATTGCCTCCGCTGGTACAGTTGCCGAAATAGGTACCCATATCAAAATAGAGCTTGGCACTCTTATACTCCTTCTCAACCAAGAGGTCCTGAAGAGCAAAAAGGCGGTTTGTAGCCTGCTGCTTGAGTCGGGCATCTGGATAAAGATCCAGGAACTCCTGGAAGGCTGCGATGGCTGTAATCGTGGTACTCTGGTCAAGACGAGGCTCTGGAGCATTCTGATACAGACTCTCTCCAACAAAGTACTTTGCATTTTCAGCAAACTTACCTTTAGGATAAGAAGAGTAATACTTCTTGAAATACTCTGCAGCAGTCTCATAATCCTTCATACCATACTCGGCCATAGCCAGCATGTACAAACATTCCTCACCCTCGGTAGAACCTTTCTTCATCGTTACCAGTTCCTGCAGAAGAGGAATGGCACGGGAATACTTGCCCTGGGCATAGCTCTGCTTGGCGTACTCATACTTATAAGTATAATCGCCTGATTTCAATACCTGGTTATATTCGTGGGCACAGCTCGACAAGAGCAATGCAACACACGATGCAATAAGAGTCAATTTTTTCATAATTCTCATTTTGAACTGCAAAGTTACTCATAATTTACTTATTATCAAAAGAAAAGATACATTTTTTCGTAAAAAATTAATCTTTATAACGATTAATGGCGTTTTTTTTGTAATTTTGCACCTTGAAACAGAACTTTTGAGAAGAAATCAGGAAGAAAATGGATTTTAAGATTACATCAAAATATAAGCCGACTGGCGACCAGCCGCAAGCCATCAGGCAACTCACAGAGGGGGTGCTTGAAGGAGACCCTGCACAGGTGTTGTTGGGTGTAACCGGCTCGGGTAAAACCTTTACGGTGGCAAACGTGATTGCCAACGTGGGGAAGCCTACGCTCATCTTGAGCCACAACAAGACTCTTGCCGCCCAACTGTATCAGGAGATGAAGGGTTTCTTCCCTGAGAACGCTGTAGAATATTATGTTTCATACTACGACTATTATCAGCCGGAAGCTTATCTGCCTACAACAGATACATATATAGAAAAAGACCTCGCCATCAATGATGAAATAGACAAGTTGCGACTCGGTGCTGTTTCTGCCCTTCTCTCGGGCAGAAAGGATGTCATCGTTGTCTCATCCGTATCGTGCATCTATGGTATGGGCGGACCTATGGCGATGCAGGAGAACATCATCAAGATTCATCGCGGGCAGCGACTCGACAGAAATGAATTTCTGAGGAAACTCGTTGAAGCACTTTACGTTAGAAATGATATAGAACTGCAACGTGGCAACTTTAGAGTGAAAGGCGAAACGGTTGATATCTTTATGGCTTACAGCGATCATGTTTTGCGAGTAACATGGTGGGACGATGAGATTGACAGTATCGAAGAAGTGGATTCGCTCACTTATCACCGCCTTGCCTCGTTCGAAGATTACGAGATTTATCCTGCCAACCTTTTCGTAACAACAAAAGAACAGCAGGAAAGTGCCATTCGCAGAATTCAGGACGACCTGGTTAAACAGGTAGAATTCTTCAAGAGTATTGGAGATGGAATCAAGGCACAGCGCATCAAGGAACGTGTAGAATATGATATGGAAATGATCAAGGAATTAGGCCACTGTTCGGGCATCGAGAACTATTCCCGCTATTTTGATGGCAGACACGAAGGCGAACGCCCGTATTGCCTGCTCGATTTCTTCCCTAAAGATTTCCTGCTTGTGGTTGACGAGAGCCATGTGAGCATCCCACAGATTGGCGCCATGTATGGAGGCGACCGGGCACGAAAGAAGAACCTGGTAGAATATGGTTTCCGTTTGCCCGCAGCCTTCGATAACCGTCCGCTGAAATTCGAGGAATTTCACGATCTCATTCCGCAGGCCATCTATGTAAGCGCAACTCCGGCAGACTATGAATTGAGAGAAGCCGAAGGCGTGGTTGTAGAACAGCTGATTCGTCCTACAGGACTCCTGGACCCGGAAATCGAAGTCCGTCCAAGTGAGAATCAGATAGATGATCTTCTGGACGAAATATTAACAAGAACACACCGCAACGAGCGAGTTCTGATTACGACTCTTACAAAGCGCATGGCAGAAGAACTCACCGAGTTCCTGCTCAACCACAACGTAAAGGCTGCCTATATCCACAGTGATGTGGCAACCTTAGACCGAGTAAAGATCATGAACGATCTCCGTGCAGGAGTATACGATGTACTGGTGGGTGTCAACCTGTTACGAGAAGGACTCGACTTGCCGGAAGTTTCGCTCGTAGCTATTCTCGATGCAGACAAGGAAGGCTTCCTTCGCAGTCACCGTTCTCTGACCCAGACGGCAGGCCGTGCAGCCCGAAATGTGAACGGCAAAGTAATCATGTATGCAGACAACATCACAGACAGCATGCAGAAAACGATAGATGAAACAGCCCGCCGCCGAAGCATCCAGTTGAAATACAATGCAGACCATGGCATTACACCAAAACAGATTGTGAAGGCAATAACCTCAGCTCTGCCTACTAGCAAGGAAGAAGGAGCAAAGATTGTTCCGATGGGAGCCGAGGGTTCCAAGCCTCGCGTTTACGTGGAACCGGAAAGTGCAGCCTTCGTTGCCGACCCTATTGTTCGCAGTATGAGCAAGGAAGAATTGGAGAAGAGCATTGCCAATACTACGGCATTGATGAAGCAAGCTGCCAAAGACCTCGACTTCATGCAAGCTGCCCAATATCGCGATGAAATCATCCGATTGCAGAAGGAATTGGAAGAAAAGGGATAAATTCAAAAGAAATAACCATCAAAAAGAGGGTGTATCATAAATTAATGATTCACCCTCTTTTTGTTGGAATATTACTGATATGTTGTTGGAATATTACTGATATGTTGTTGAAATATTACTGATATGTTATCCTGCTTACAACACACCCTCTTTTTATTTACCCAGCAGTTATTCATCTGTCTGTCAGCTATCTGCTATTCAAACGACAGCTTTTTCAGACGGGAACGTAACTGCTCAGCCTCGCTCTTTCTGATAGAGAGTTTGATGCTGCAAGTATTATCGAAAGTCTGATCCAAGATACGCGGATTCATATCTTTGACAATCCTCATCACATCATTCATCATCGGATAAGTAAAATCATAGGTTACTATTTCCTCTATCTGTTGCGTAACCTCCTCACAATGAGCCAAAGCATCAATGGCAGCTTCACGATAAGCAACAATGAGTCCGCTGGTTCCCAATTTCACTCCTCCGAAATATCGGATGACGACAATTAAAATATCCGTCAATTCTGATTTCGTGATTTGGCCGAGGATTGGTTTTCCTGCCGTAGAAGAAGGTTCGCCATCATCATTGGCACGGAACTCTGTCCGTTCTGGACCTAGCATATATGCATAACAACAATGTCGGGCATCGTAATATTTCTTACGGTACCCGGCAACAATTTCCTTCACCTCGTCAACAGTTGTAACATGGTGAGCAAAGGCGAGAAACTTACTCCTTTTCTCGGTGTAATATCCCTCGCCTATCGTATCTGATATAGTCTTAAATTCGTCTATCATTAATCCAACTTGTGAATAATCAACCCGCTGCGCAACTTAGGTTCAAACCATGTTGCCTTAGGTGGCATAATCTTACCACTGTCAGCGATGTCCATAATCTGCTGCATAGTAACCGGATGCAAAGCAAGTGCCATCTTCATCTCGCCGCTATCCACACGACGTTTCAACTCACCGAGACCGCGAAGACCGCCCACAAAATCGATGCGCTTATCAGAACGTAAATCCTTGATACCCAGAATTTCATCAAGAATCAGGCGAGATGAAATATCCACATCGAGCACGCCGATTGGATCAGCATCATCATAGGTACCCGGCTTGGCAAACAAACCGTACCATTTACCATCCAGATAGAGGAGGAAAGAATGGAGAGCAGCTGGTTTCAGAATATCCAAGCCAAACTGGCTGATAGCATCATCAATAGCCATCTTTTCATAGCAAGGTATGCCCTCTTCATCACCAGATACATTCACATTGATTGCATCAATATCTATCACCTCGAAATTCTTTGTCAAAGCATCGAGGAACTGATCAGAAGTCAGACCATTCAAATCCTTCACAACTCGGTTATAATCGAGAATGGTAAGCTGACTTGCCTGGAAACAAACTGCCATAAAGTAGTTATATTCCTCCTTACCTGTATGATTAGGATTCTGCTTAGCTTTTTCTGCACCTACCAGAGCTGCTGCTGCACTACGGTGATGACCGTCAGCAATATAAAGGCTAGGCATCTTGGCAAATTCCGCTGTAATTGTGGCAATATCCTGATCATCGCTTACAACCCAGAACTGATGACGGAAACCATCTATTGGAGCAATGAAATCATACTCCGGCGTTGTTGCTGCATAACGCATCAGAAGTTCGTTAAGCACCTCATTATCAGGATAAGCGAAGAATACTGGTTCGATATTGGCATTGCATACACGCACATGCTTCATACGGTCTTCTTCCTTATCGCGGCGTGTCAGTTCATGTTTCTTGATGACACCCGTCATATAGTCGTTTACATACGCACCTACAACAAGACCATACTGAGTCTTGCCATTCATAGTCTGTGCATAGATATAATACTGTTCCTTATCATCCTGTTTCAACCAGCCATTCTCCTGGAACTTTCTGAAGTTCTCTGCAGCGCTTTCATACACTCGTGGATCGTACTCAGAAGTTCCTGGTTCGAAATTGATTTCAGGTTTAATAATATGATAAAGGCTCTTCTCGTTATCGCCTGCCTCGGCACGTGCTTCCTCAGAATTGAGAACATCGTAAGGACGAGACTCAACTTGCTCAACTAAATCTTTTGGGGGACGAATACCCTTAAATGGTTTAACTATAGCCATAATGTTTATTGATTTTAATGAATAAAAGCCCACAAAGGGCAAGTCTATCATGAAGTCTGTAAAGATAAAAAGCCCATAAAGGGCACTAGCTAAAGCACCCTCTATGAGCTTTTTTATATCCTAATTTTTATTTATTTACTTGATATTTTGTGCAACCATCAGCAAAGAACGCATTAATCTGCTTAGCTGCAGCAATACCGGCATTGATATTTGCTTCTGCAGTCTGTGCACCCATCTTCTTAGGAGTTGAGAAGTAGCGACCCTCGAACTTGGCAAAGTCTGCATCAGCATCAGGCTTGATATCAGTGATGAACTTCAAGTCCTCACGCTCAGCAAGAAGTTTCAGGAGCTCAGGCTCATTGATAACCTCCTTACGCGCTGTATTGATGAGGATGCCACCCTTAGGCAACTGGTTTACGGTCTTGTAGTCGATGCTCTTGATAGTCTCTGGAGTAGCAGGGACATGAAGAGAAACGATGTCACAAGTCTGGAACAACTCATCCTGTGACTTTACAGCATGAACACCGGCAGCCTCGATAACATCAGCTGGGCAGAATGCATCGTAAGCAGCTACTTCCATGCCAAATCCCTTGGCGATGCGAGCCACATTTCGACCAACATTACCGAAAGCAAGAATACCCAGTTTCTTACCCTTCAACTCGCTGCCAGCCTTGCCGTTGTAGAAATTACGAACGGTGAAAACCAGCAGACCGAATACCAACTCAGCTACTGCGTTAGAGTTCTGACCAGGAGTATTCTCAGCCACTACATTATGAGCAGTAGCAGCAGCAAGGTCAATGTTATCATAACCCGCACCGGCACGAACGATAATCTTCAGGTTCTTTGCTGCATCGAGCACCTCGGCATCAGCCTTGTCAGAGCGGATAATCATCGCGTCCACATCCATCACTGCATCGAGAAGCTGAGCTTTCTCTGTATATTTTTCGAGCAGCACCAATTCGTTGCCTGCTCCCTCTATTTCTTTCTTAATGCCTTCCACAGCAGCCGCTGCGAATGGCTTTTCTGTTGCAACTAATACTTTCATACAAATTCAAAAATTAATGTTGTGCTTCAAAATCCTGCATGGCCTTGACGAGTGCCTGAACACCCTCCATGGTCTGTGCATTGTAGCAGCTGGCACGGAAACCACCCACTGAGCGGTGACCCTTGATACCTACCATGCCACGCTCTGTAGCGAAGTCGAGGAATGGCTTCTCCAACTCCTTGTACTCATCGTTCATCACGAAGCAGATGTTCATCAATGAGCGTGAAGACTCTTCCACTGTACCCTTGAAGAGTTTGTTGCGGTCGATTTCAGCATAAAGAACTTCTGCACGTTCGTGAGCTCGCTTATCAGCAGCCTCAACACCACCATTAGCCTTCAACCAGCGGAGATTCTCCATCAAGGTATAGATAGGAACAACAGGAGGAGTATTGAACATACTGCCCTTCTCAACGTGAGTACGATAATCGAGCATTGTAGGAAGCTCGCGAGGAGCCTTGCCAAGCATATCATCCTTAACGATGATAACGGTAACACCTGCCATAGAAAGATTCTTCTGAGCACCTGCATAGATGGCAGTATACTTAGAAACATCTACTGGACGGCTCATGATATCTGAAGACATATCAGAAATCAATGGTACGTTTACATCTGGATCTACACGGAGTTCAGTACCATATATAGTATTGTTGCTTGTCAAATGCAAGTAATCACAATCGGCTGGTACAGTGTTAGGAACCTGTGGATAGAAAGTGAAATTGGCGTCGGACGATGATGCGATCTCCACGACCTCACCAAAATGCTTTGCCTCTTTCATTGCCTTCTTAGCCCAAGTGCCAGAATTAATGTAGGCAGCCTTCTTGATGAGGAAGTTTGCTGGAATCTGCATAAACTGCAATGACGCACCACCACCAAGGAAGATTACGGAATAACCCTCAGGAATGTCAAGAAGCTCCTTGAATAAGGAGACTGCCTCATCAACTACTGGCTGGAAATCCTTAGCACGGTGGCTGATTTCCATCAATGAAAGACCTGAACCATTAAAATCCAAAATCTGCTTTGCTGTGTTCTCAATCACTTCGCGTGGAAGCATTGATGGACCTGCGTTAAAATTGTACTTCTTCATCTTTGTATAATTATTTAAGTTTTATACGATATAATCCTGTTAGCAGGAAAAATTAGTGCACAATACACCCATATAGGATACATAGTAAACCTTTGGATTGTATTTACGACTGCGAAATTACACTTTTTATTTGAAACTACCAAACTTTTCTGCACATTTTTAGCGTTTTGCGCAGATTTCTTTCATTTTGTTAGTCATTTTAGTATAATAACTGCATATTTATGTCTATTTTTACATTTATTATACATTAGCAAGCAACAGAGAAAAGATAGCAGCAGTTTGTCAACTACCTTACCTCTTCCACTATCGTTTTGACACCTTTTATCTTTTCGCCCTTTACATTATTCAGTACGCTGCGCAACTTCGTTCGGGAAATGGCAGCATAAGCATAACGGTCATTAACATCAATCTTACCGATTTCAGCCGACTGCAGCCCACCCTTCTTGCAAAGGAAGCCTAAGATGTCACCCTTGCTGATTTTATCCTTTTTGCCTTTACCTATATATATAGTAGCCATCTTAGGTTTGGCTGGCGCAGGAAGCTGATCAGCAGCAGGCATCTCGTAATCCACAATTTCAGCATCCACATATTCCGGAATATGCTCTTCAGGACCTAACAGGAAGAAAGCCCTGCCCTGGGCTTCCCATCTTGCCGTACGTCCTACACGATGGATATAACCATCTTCGCTCTCCGGCATGTGATAATGGATGATATTATCTATATCTGGAATATCAAGTCCGCGCGAAGCCAGATCCGTACTCACCAGGATATTGGCACTACCGTTGCTGAAACGATAGAGAGAAGCCTCGCGTTCCTTCTGTTCCAATCCACCATGGAAGAAAGAGGTTGAAAATCCCTGCTCCACCAGATATTTATTGGTGCGCTCTACACTGTCGCGATAATTGAGGAATACAATGGTACTCTGATCGCCTAAACTGCGTAGCAAAAGTGACAGACTCTCCAGTTTATCCTTTACCGGACTATCCACCTTATATATATGTACACGGTCAGGAACCTGATCTTCATCCACACGGTAATCTATCTTTTCTACCCTACCCATGTGTACGAAATGAGGAATCTCCTCCGCCTCGGTAGCAGAAAGCAGGAAATGTCGACGCAAGCCAGGCAAAGACTTGATCAGTCGGCTCATTTCGTCCTGGAAACCCATCTCCAGACACTTGTCAAACTCATCAATAATCAGGTATTTGATGTGATATGGAGAAAGATTTCCCTTATCCAGATGATCATTGAGACGGCCTGGAGTTCCAAATACAATCTGAGGACGAACCTGTTTCATCACGCGATGCTCATCCATCGTAGCACGACCACCATAGCAAGCCATCGCACGCAAACCGCTGCCCATATTCTTCAATACGTTAGCCGACTGCAAAGCGAGTTCCCGACCAGGAGTTACCACCACCGCCTGTGCCTCGTCATCAGTAGCATCTATAAGTTGGGTAAGAGGCAGAAGATAAGCCAGTGTCTTGCCACTACCTGTTGGCGAAAGTATCACCACATCCTTGTTCCCGTGCAAGATTGCCTGCATGGAATTCTGCTGCATATCATTGAGCTCAATGCCCAGTTTATCTAAAATTCTGTCTATCATAAATTTCTAATAATCAATTTCTAAAGAGAAGTATTCTTTTATTAAAGAGAAGTTTTCATAAATTCCTCATCATGAGGCCTTATTTCTTTTTCTGATTGAGTAGTTTGTCAATCTCATCAAACTCCTTACCCATGTTCAGGTTCAGATAGATGGTATATAGCGGCAAAGCCCACTGGTCCTGCATATCAGGCGCCATCGTTCTGTACTTCTGCAGATAAGGCATTGCACTCTTGTAAAGTCCGTCTATCACCTGATGCGTTTTGCGGGATTGCAGTGAATTCTTATCCATTTCAACCGCCTGATTGAAATA includes these proteins:
- a CDS encoding DUF4293 domain-containing protein; its protein translation is MIQRKQTLFLLFAVIAIAICLFLPIASIAAKTMGGDTMVYNLGVVGEAGMQISTTCVPLFLLLAVSAIIALVNIFLYKNLKLQKSLCSLAMLFAGLWYVDYIVMFMGLIPVPEAEGTMKFQFAACLPLVAIIFEWMAMKGVNDDIKLLRAADRIR
- a CDS encoding DNA-directed RNA polymerase subunit omega: MDFKKSKAPVNTVTRNIMDLCDDTHNIYESVAIIAKRANQISIEIKQELSKKLQEFASYNDSLEEVFENREQIEISRYYEKLPKPTLLATEEFIENNIYWRDPTKTSAPMVHESEI
- a CDS encoding 30S ribosomal protein S16 — translated: MATKIRLQRGGRKSYAFYSIVIADVRAPRDGKFTEKIGTFNPNTNPATVDLNFERALYWVETGAQPTDTVRNILKGEGVYLMKHLKGGVKKGAFDDAEAQKRFDAWKNSKDAKISAVREGDAKAKKEAAAKELEAEKKMNEAIAKKVADKKAAAAAAEAEAKAAEEAPAEEAPAEA
- a CDS encoding outer membrane protein assembly factor BamD; protein product: MKKLTLIASCVALLLSSCAHEYNQVLKSGDYTYKYEYAKQSYAQGKYSRAIPLLQELVTMKKGSTEGEECLYMLAMAEYGMKDYETAAEYFKKYYSSYPKGKFAENAKYFVGESLYQNAPEPRLDQSTTITAIAAFQEFLDLYPDARLKQQATNRLFALQDLLVEKEYKSAKLYFDMGTYFGNCTSGGNNYEACIVTAQNALKDYPYSNRREEFASLIMKGKYELAKMSVEKKQLERYQDAEDECYGFINEYPDSKDRALAEKYIEKCKQYEKEHPESALDQLGNNAN
- a CDS encoding DEAD/DEAH box helicase is translated as MIDRILDKLGIELNDMQQNSMQAILHGNKDVVILSPTGSGKTLAYLLPLTQLIDATDDEAQAVVVTPGRELALQSANVLKNMGSGLRAMACYGGRATMDEHRVMKQVRPQIVFGTPGRLNDHLDKGNLSPYHIKYLIIDEFDKCLEMGFQDEMSRLIKSLPGLRRHFLLSATEAEEIPHFVHMGRVEKIDYRVDEDQVPDRVHIYKVDSPVKDKLESLSLLLRSLGDQSTIVFLNYRDSVERTNKYLVEQGFSTSFFHGGLEQKEREASLYRFSNGSANILVSTDLASRGLDIPDIDNIIHYHMPESEDGYIHRVGRTARWEAQGRAFFLLGPEEHIPEYVDAEIVDYEMPAADQLPAPAKPKMATIYIGKGKKDKISKGDILGFLCKKGGLQSAEIGKIDVNDRYAYAAISRTKLRSVLNNVKGEKIKGVKTIVEEVR
- a CDS encoding IMPACT family protein; its protein translation is MIDEFKTISDTIGEGYYTEKRSKFLAFAHHVTTVDEVKEIVAGYRKKYYDARHCCYAYMLGPERTEFRANDDGEPSSTAGKPILGQITKSELTDILIVVIRYFGGVKLGTSGLIVAYREAAIDALAHCEEVTQQIEEIVTYDFTYPMMNDVMRIVKDMNPRILDQTFDNTCSIKLSIRKSEAEQLRSRLKKLSFE
- the serC gene encoding 3-phosphoserine/phosphohydroxythreonine transaminase — its product is MKKYNFNAGPSMLPREVIENTAKQILDFNGSGLSLMEISHRAKDFQPVVDEAVSLFKELLDIPEGYSVIFLGGGASLQFMQIPANFLIKKAAYINSGTWAKKAMKEAKHFGEVVEIASSSDANFTFYPQVPNTVPADCDYLHLTSNNTIYGTELRVDPDVNVPLISDMSSDIMSRPVDVSKYTAIYAGAQKNLSMAGVTVIIVKDDMLGKAPRELPTMLDYRTHVEKGSMFNTPPVVPIYTLMENLRWLKANGGVEAADKRAHERAEVLYAEIDRNKLFKGTVEESSRSLMNICFVMNDEYKELEKPFLDFATERGMVGIKGHRSVGGFRASCYNAQTMEGVQALVKAMQDFEAQH
- the uvrB gene encoding excinuclease ABC subunit UvrB; this translates as MDFKITSKYKPTGDQPQAIRQLTEGVLEGDPAQVLLGVTGSGKTFTVANVIANVGKPTLILSHNKTLAAQLYQEMKGFFPENAVEYYVSYYDYYQPEAYLPTTDTYIEKDLAINDEIDKLRLGAVSALLSGRKDVIVVSSVSCIYGMGGPMAMQENIIKIHRGQRLDRNEFLRKLVEALYVRNDIELQRGNFRVKGETVDIFMAYSDHVLRVTWWDDEIDSIEEVDSLTYHRLASFEDYEIYPANLFVTTKEQQESAIRRIQDDLVKQVEFFKSIGDGIKAQRIKERVEYDMEMIKELGHCSGIENYSRYFDGRHEGERPYCLLDFFPKDFLLVVDESHVSIPQIGAMYGGDRARKKNLVEYGFRLPAAFDNRPLKFEEFHDLIPQAIYVSATPADYELREAEGVVVEQLIRPTGLLDPEIEVRPSENQIDDLLDEILTRTHRNERVLITTLTKRMAEELTEFLLNHNVKAAYIHSDVATLDRVKIMNDLRAGVYDVLVGVNLLREGLDLPEVSLVAILDADKEGFLRSHRSLTQTAGRAARNVNGKVIMYADNITDSMQKTIDETARRRSIQLKYNADHGITPKQIVKAITSALPTSKEEGAKIVPMGAEGSKPRVYVEPESAAFVADPIVRSMSKEELEKSIANTTALMKQAAKDLDFMQAAQYRDEIIRLQKELEEKG
- a CDS encoding DUF1015 domain-containing protein, with protein sequence MAIVKPFKGIRPPKDLVEQVESRPYDVLNSEEARAEAGDNEKSLYHIIKPEINFEPGTSEYDPRVYESAAENFRKFQENGWLKQDDKEQYYIYAQTMNGKTQYGLVVGAYVNDYMTGVIKKHELTRRDKEEDRMKHVRVCNANIEPVFFAYPDNEVLNELLMRYAATTPEYDFIAPIDGFRHQFWVVSDDQDIATITAEFAKMPSLYIADGHHRSAAAALVGAEKAKQNPNHTGKEEYNYFMAVCFQASQLTILDYNRVVKDLNGLTSDQFLDALTKNFEVIDIDAINVNVSGDEEGIPCYEKMAIDDAISQFGLDILKPAALHSFLLYLDGKWYGLFAKPGTYDDADPIGVLDVDISSRLILDEILGIKDLRSDKRIDFVGGLRGLGELKRRVDSGEMKMALALHPVTMQQIMDIADSGKIMPPKATWFEPKLRSGLIIHKLD
- a CDS encoding NAD(P)-dependent oxidoreductase; protein product: MKVLVATEKPFAAAAVEGIKKEIEGAGNELVLLEKYTEKAQLLDAVMDVDAMIIRSDKADAEVLDAAKNLKIIVRAGAGYDNIDLAAATAHNVVAENTPGQNSNAVAELVFGLLVFTVRNFYNGKAGSELKGKKLGILAFGNVGRNVARIAKGFGMEVAAYDAFCPADVIEAAGVHAVKSQDELFQTCDIVSLHVPATPETIKSIDYKTVNQLPKGGILINTARKEVINEPELLKLLAEREDLKFITDIKPDADADFAKFEGRYFSTPKKMGAQTAEANINAGIAAAKQINAFFADGCTKYQVNK